From Armatimonadota bacterium, one genomic window encodes:
- a CDS encoding DUF1800 domain-containing protein: MRRFGLGASEAEVDFYGADGVSGAIDRLLDYEDADEGFPVELSVFANPNNGVVPIFGVQSWWYLRLMATRHPLEQKLTLFWHDHFATSAAKVTQPNAMYRHIETLRENATGRFLTLLTEVSKDPAMLYWLDNNQNVKGTPNENFAREVMELFTLGVDNLYTEHDVLESARAFTGWTFGVRRGARVIPTNLPVRNSRFVNIADRHDGGMKSVFGETGAWTGDDVLEILCDLDETAEYITLKMWEWFAYAGPDEALIKRLAKSWQRSGLDVRELVRSIVKSEEFYSDQAVRSHIKNPVEFCISTVRALGLGRVVVDRMMQVEAVQARRVAGISRLISLRTKSMGMELLFPPDVDGWVSGTEWITTGSMIERIKFADVLFGRQARATMALMGDRIPAEGASPTAAVDRLLSVFDVGLGESKVQRLYDAAVQFSGGTITARNLQPTLNSITRLIFSTPEFQFS; encoded by the coding sequence TTGCGGCGATTTGGACTTGGCGCAAGCGAAGCCGAAGTCGACTTTTACGGTGCGGACGGTGTGTCGGGGGCCATCGATCGGCTCTTGGACTACGAGGATGCCGACGAGGGCTTTCCGGTTGAGCTCTCCGTCTTTGCGAATCCGAACAACGGAGTCGTGCCGATTTTCGGCGTTCAGTCCTGGTGGTACTTGCGACTGATGGCGACTCGCCATCCGCTTGAACAGAAACTGACCCTATTCTGGCACGACCATTTTGCGACTAGCGCTGCTAAGGTCACTCAGCCTAACGCCATGTACCGGCACATCGAGACGCTGCGGGAAAACGCGACCGGCAGGTTTCTCACTCTGCTGACCGAGGTGTCGAAGGATCCAGCGATGCTTTATTGGTTGGACAACAACCAAAACGTCAAGGGCACGCCGAACGAGAACTTCGCGCGGGAGGTCATGGAGCTGTTCACGCTCGGAGTCGACAACCTGTACACGGAGCACGACGTCCTGGAATCCGCGCGCGCCTTTACGGGCTGGACTTTTGGCGTTCGCAGGGGGGCTCGCGTCATTCCCACCAATTTGCCCGTTCGGAATTCGCGGTTTGTGAACATCGCCGACCGGCACGACGGCGGCATGAAGTCGGTGTTTGGCGAGACTGGCGCTTGGACAGGCGATGACGTACTCGAGATCCTGTGCGATCTAGACGAGACCGCCGAGTACATCACGCTAAAGATGTGGGAGTGGTTCGCCTACGCCGGTCCTGACGAAGCATTGATCAAGCGGCTCGCGAAAAGCTGGCAGCGCAGCGGACTGGACGTCCGCGAGCTGGTGCGCTCGATTGTGAAATCGGAGGAGTTCTATTCGGATCAGGCAGTTAGATCTCACATCAAGAACCCAGTCGAGTTTTGCATCTCTACGGTGAGGGCGCTTGGCCTCGGTCGCGTCGTGGTCGATCGAATGATGCAGGTAGAGGCAGTCCAAGCGCGACGCGTGGCTGGCATATCCAGGCTGATTTCACTGAGGACGAAGTCGATGGGTATGGAACTCCTGTTCCCGCCAGACGTTGACGGGTGGGTCAGCGGAACGGAGTGGATCACGACCGGCTCCATGATCGAGCGGATCAAGTTCGCAGACGTGCTGTTCGGCAGGCAGGCTCGCGCGACGATGGCATTGATGGGAGACCGCATCCCTGCCGAAGGGGCGTCCCCCACCGCGGCTGTGGACCGACTGTTGTCCGTGTTCGATGTGGGTCTTGGCGAAAGCAAGGTCCAGCGCCTTTACGACGCGGCTGTACAGTTCTCCGGCGGCACGATCACCGCGCGGAACCTGCAGCCCACGTTGAACAGCATCACGCGTTTAATCTTCAGTACGCCCGAGTTCCAGTTCTCTTAA
- a CDS encoding PDZ domain-containing protein produces MKSTTIGMIRPYVILVIGAVIGAGIITAVKLMADAGDKPMQYQQTQYRPASLFESSVGDVDIQSIDSLFTELSMFISDAVVHISVQTGVRQNPDTGEFLRPRSGDGSGFVYTSDGWIVTNDHVVEGADTVQVVLANGRVVEGVVYRANDPQLDIALVKVNVEGLPTLELADSNGVRPGQFAIAVGVPFGLENSVTIGHVSAIGRSGEASDGRGPPRPYSGMIQTDASINPGNSGGPLVDINGRVIGINTSIFSTSGVSSGIGFAIPSNIIRAVVDEMIETGKFDRGLMGIVPEDMKPFEQAEFKVAAGAVIRIVEPNDPADNAGLRVNDVIILIDSVKITNELDLRVALYAKSPDDKINVTYVRKGKERTTDLQLTSPRIVVAQQRESDFSYPFGNRQPNTRPDRDRGQMARPTLGVSLYPVDDATRAQYDLPNTVRGVVVVSVTPGSTADNAGLREGDVIFSIDGKPVRDTEDVVEAMSSADWGDRMEIGYERVEDGEVERDTVRVRFRR; encoded by the coding sequence ATGAAGAGTACGACGATTGGAATGATCCGCCCTTACGTGATTCTCGTAATTGGAGCAGTGATCGGCGCTGGCATCATCACTGCGGTGAAGCTGATGGCTGACGCCGGTGACAAGCCGATGCAGTATCAGCAGACGCAGTACCGCCCCGCATCTCTTTTTGAGTCTAGCGTCGGCGACGTCGACATTCAATCGATAGACAGCCTGTTCACCGAGCTTTCGATGTTTATATCCGATGCCGTCGTGCACATCAGCGTGCAAACTGGCGTGCGGCAGAATCCTGACACGGGCGAATTCCTGAGGCCTCGATCTGGCGACGGGTCGGGCTTCGTCTATACCAGCGACGGGTGGATCGTGACCAACGACCATGTCGTCGAGGGGGCTGATACCGTGCAAGTCGTGTTGGCGAACGGTCGCGTGGTCGAGGGGGTGGTGTACCGCGCAAACGATCCGCAGCTCGATATCGCGCTGGTCAAAGTAAACGTTGAGGGGCTTCCTACACTTGAGCTGGCAGACAGCAACGGTGTCCGTCCCGGCCAGTTCGCGATCGCAGTAGGCGTTCCGTTCGGCTTGGAGAACTCAGTGACGATCGGCCACGTCAGCGCAATCGGCCGGAGCGGAGAGGCTAGCGACGGGAGAGGCCCGCCGCGTCCTTACTCCGGCATGATCCAGACGGATGCGTCGATCAATCCCGGCAACTCTGGCGGCCCGCTTGTCGACATCAACGGTCGAGTTATCGGGATCAATACGTCCATTTTCAGCACGTCCGGGGTCAGCTCAGGCATCGGGTTTGCGATTCCGAGCAACATCATTCGCGCTGTCGTCGATGAAATGATCGAGACGGGCAAGTTCGATCGCGGGCTGATGGGAATCGTGCCTGAGGACATGAAGCCGTTCGAGCAAGCCGAGTTTAAGGTGGCAGCAGGAGCGGTCATCCGCATCGTGGAGCCGAACGATCCAGCGGACAACGCTGGTCTTCGGGTTAACGACGTCATCATTTTAATCGACTCCGTCAAGATCACGAACGAGCTGGATCTGAGGGTCGCCCTTTATGCGAAGTCGCCAGATGACAAGATCAACGTAACTTATGTACGCAAGGGCAAGGAGAGGACGACCGACCTTCAACTGACGTCACCGAGGATCGTCGTCGCGCAGCAGCGAGAGTCCGACTTTTCGTATCCGTTCGGCAATAGGCAGCCAAACACGCGGCCCGACCGTGACCGGGGCCAGATGGCCAGGCCGACCCTAGGCGTGTCGCTGTACCCCGTCGACGACGCTACTCGCGCTCAGTACGATCTTCCAAACACCGTTAGAGGCGTGGTGGTCGTGTCGGTTACTCCTGGTTCGACGGCAGATAACGCCGGTTTGAGAGAAGGCGATGTAATCTTTTCTATAGACGGTAAACCTGTACGCGACACCGAAGACGTCGTCGAAGCGATGTCCTCGGCGGACTGGGGCGATCGAATGGAGATCGGGTACGAACGGGTTGAGGACGGCGAAGTCGAGCGTGACACAGTCAGAGTTCGCTTCCGTCGCTAA
- a CDS encoding zf-HC2 domain-containing protein produces MNCSNVQNAISAYIDRELTGEQMLSIRGHLNCCPRCAQEHQALSVLKAELVQLPSFEPSAQLEREILQAINREDSEARPVRLSFRSWGALVATSAAAAALALLTYNVFFGASRAEQLAEDAPFDAVADHEIGGSDPLSGSAPLVPAGMRPSD; encoded by the coding sequence GTGAACTGCAGCAACGTTCAGAACGCGATTTCGGCGTACATCGACCGGGAATTGACCGGCGAGCAGATGCTGAGCATCCGCGGCCACCTCAACTGCTGTCCGCGCTGCGCTCAGGAGCACCAGGCGCTGTCGGTATTGAAGGCCGAATTGGTGCAGCTTCCTTCGTTTGAGCCGAGTGCGCAGCTTGAGCGCGAGATTCTACAAGCGATCAATCGCGAAGATTCCGAAGCTCGGCCGGTAAGGCTTTCGTTCCGATCATGGGGGGCGCTCGTCGCGACCTCGGCCGCTGCCGCAGCGCTTGCCCTGCTCACCTACAACGTTTTCTTTGGCGCTTCTCGGGCCGAGCAGCTTGCAGAGGACGCTCCGTTCGACGCCGTAGCAGACCATGAGATCGGGGGCAGCGATCCGCTTTCCGGATCGGCCCCGCTCGTGCCTGCGGGAATGAGGCCCTCTGATTGA
- a CDS encoding sigma-70 family RNA polymerase sigma factor: protein MIASWVKSSAEPNADCGPLFERLMGKSYRQAYNMAMRLASNQAEAEDLVQETYMRAFRFFHRYDQALPFTSWLYRIMTNLHIDAVRRKSRLRTVSIEQGGSEGNQTWDFRDDAQPADRLLMESTLEEPLQLGLQAMTLQFRTAVVLADIEGLSYEEIADVMKTSVGTVRSRIHRGRKQLREYLVNVHPDRYEVSLK from the coding sequence GTGATTGCGTCTTGGGTCAAGTCCTCTGCGGAGCCGAATGCAGACTGTGGGCCGTTGTTCGAGCGGCTGATGGGCAAGTCGTATCGACAGGCGTACAACATGGCGATGCGACTGGCGTCGAACCAAGCCGAGGCGGAGGATTTGGTGCAGGAGACCTATATGCGGGCTTTCCGGTTCTTCCACCGATACGATCAGGCTCTCCCGTTTACGAGCTGGCTGTATCGGATCATGACCAATCTGCACATCGACGCGGTCAGAAGGAAATCGCGATTGCGGACTGTCAGCATCGAGCAAGGCGGCAGCGAAGGGAACCAGACATGGGACTTCCGTGACGACGCGCAGCCCGCCGATCGCCTGCTCATGGAGTCGACGCTGGAAGAGCCGCTTCAATTAGGGCTGCAAGCCATGACTTTGCAGTTCCGCACGGCCGTCGTCCTCGCCGATATCGAAGGTCTGTCGTACGAGGAGATCGCCGACGTGATGAAAACCTCGGTCGGTACGGTCCGATCCAGGATTCATCGTGGCAGGAAGCAGCTTCGCGAATACCTCGTGAACGTACATCCGGATCGATACGAGGTGTCCCTAAAGTGA